In one Dehalogenimonas formicexedens genomic region, the following are encoded:
- a CDS encoding YDG domain-containing protein, whose product MLTLQRVMIAFALALISFASFLPESAIAVPFDQTPESVSITNGAQDETYVVDSCIVKNGPNDYEMWYTHIKTTLDLFGILDGLKPLITQELINNLTGVNLLGLMADLAGVASGPEYDALWSVIGNSTPVVGYATSTDGKSWNVVNDEVFSLGSGLWNLPAAPRIIKNSSTSYQMWYSHAKTNLTKVALQNLLLDLNNSATRKSAIMTLLDGTSNVVGYATSTDGRVWTNVADDIVAPNGTGIWASAIAGSVIKNGASDYQMWFSLAATAMTEANLDAILAVPAAFDFSDLKQIANDISTVIGYATSSDGQTWSVVNPSVLSGGVGLWNSVASPRVIKVGSKYKMWFTKLETNLTSDNLQTIFDAVTALKPELVNLWTVYNTGDFTAFVNAIEDFLANKITDLRTVLSNTSTVIAYATSTDGQNWQEATDPTLSGPNTSPWGSVGVSSVVLNAGVYEMWYIRGSNILDAQFLVDVLQGTFNPLTYERSTSKTLTVSGITASNKVYDGNNSAIINTSGAILTGFDTGDDVVLNFTAANGTFADKNVEAGKMVTISGISLSGADASFYVVSQPTTAADIAPASLVPTVTVADKVYDGNTSATILTRTLTGVKGNDSVTLTGGTATFDTAAIGTGKTVTVIGLTVGGADAGNYTLSSTSATTTANITQATGGGGGGGGGFGSQLVGIGLSGTSPFMDGNGRAITAGLIRTPDGSLSLSVPIGTYIWNAAGAAQSFLSAAPLADPPAPPAQNSLILAFEMGPTGVTFNPAISMTISYTDGQVPAGTNEADLYIAWWDGAKWAKLTGTVNAAANTVTVSVSHFTIFALLAPAAPPPPPAPTLKINSPAAGASFDPGSVSLSIAVGNLKLVHGDNLPKVPGEGRIIYYLDVTIPIAAGQSALSAVGTFTESIATSNAWANLAPGTHTLGVQLVQNDHTPFNPPVFANVSVTIKESPPQTSGAPIQTTPPNSDKPDFSWLLIVTGVLSALALGVFLFWKSRKPADKLEYTNRK is encoded by the coding sequence GTGCTAACGCTCCAAAGAGTTATGATCGCGTTTGCCCTTGCACTTATATCTTTTGCCTCTTTTCTACCTGAGTCAGCTATCGCCGTCCCCTTCGATCAGACGCCGGAGTCGGTATCGATCACGAATGGAGCCCAAGACGAAACATACGTTGTCGATAGTTGTATTGTTAAAAACGGACCGAACGACTATGAAATGTGGTACACACATATTAAAACCACATTGGACCTGTTCGGCATTCTGGACGGATTGAAGCCACTCATCACCCAGGAACTGATAAACAACCTGACCGGAGTAAACCTTCTTGGGCTGATGGCCGATCTGGCCGGCGTCGCCAGTGGTCCTGAGTATGATGCTCTGTGGTCCGTAATCGGCAACAGCACCCCAGTAGTGGGCTATGCCACTTCAACCGATGGCAAGAGTTGGAACGTGGTCAACGATGAAGTCTTCAGCTTGGGCAGCGGCCTTTGGAATCTTCCAGCGGCACCTCGGATCATCAAGAACAGTTCTACGAGCTACCAAATGTGGTACAGTCACGCCAAGACCAACCTTACCAAGGTCGCCCTACAGAATTTACTGCTTGATCTCAATAACAGCGCCACACGAAAATCGGCCATTATGACCCTGTTGGATGGCACCAGTAATGTTGTCGGTTATGCCACCTCAACCGATGGCCGCGTCTGGACAAACGTAGCCGATGATATCGTAGCACCTAATGGCACCGGCATCTGGGCAAGCGCCATCGCCGGCAGTGTCATTAAAAACGGGGCTTCCGATTATCAGATGTGGTTCAGTCTCGCAGCCACAGCGATGACCGAGGCTAACCTGGATGCTATCCTGGCTGTTCCGGCGGCATTTGATTTTAGTGACTTGAAACAAATTGCCAACGATATCTCCACAGTCATTGGATATGCCACATCTTCCGACGGTCAAACTTGGTCAGTGGTCAACCCATCTGTACTTTCGGGAGGAGTCGGGCTCTGGAACAGCGTGGCTTCCCCAAGAGTCATAAAGGTCGGCTCCAAGTACAAAATGTGGTTCACCAAGTTAGAAACTAACCTGACCTCTGATAATCTCCAGACAATTTTCGATGCCGTTACCGCCCTCAAACCCGAATTGGTCAATCTCTGGACGGTTTACAATACAGGCGACTTCACTGCCTTCGTTAATGCCATTGAGGACTTTTTAGCTAATAAAATCACCGACTTACGAACCGTTTTGTCGAACACGAGCACGGTCATCGCCTATGCCACCTCTACCGACGGCCAGAATTGGCAGGAAGCTACCGATCCTACGCTGTCCGGGCCAAACACCTCGCCGTGGGGCAGCGTTGGCGTCTCGAGTGTCGTACTGAACGCCGGCGTCTACGAGATGTGGTATATTCGCGGATCGAATATTCTTGACGCCCAATTTCTGGTTGATGTGCTCCAAGGCACATTTAATCCGCTAACCTATGAACGCTCAACCTCCAAAACCCTGACGGTCAGCGGTATCACGGCGTCAAATAAGGTCTATGACGGCAATAATTCTGCGATCATCAACACCAGCGGTGCCATACTGACTGGCTTTGACACCGGAGATGACGTTGTATTGAACTTTACCGCAGCTAACGGTACCTTCGCTGATAAAAACGTGGAGGCCGGTAAGATGGTAACGATCTCGGGTATAAGCCTGAGCGGTGCGGATGCATCTTTTTACGTTGTAAGTCAACCAACTACCGCAGCTGATATCGCCCCTGCCTCGCTTGTACCCACTGTTACCGTCGCCGACAAAGTCTACGACGGCAATACCTCAGCGACCATCCTGACCAGGACTCTGACCGGCGTCAAGGGGAACGACTCAGTGACACTGACCGGCGGTACGGCCACCTTTGACACCGCCGCCATTGGCACCGGCAAGACGGTCACCGTCATCGGACTAACCGTTGGCGGTGCGGATGCAGGTAATTACACCCTATCCTCGACCTCCGCGACGACTACGGCTAATATTACCCAGGCGACAGGCGGTGGTGGAGGCGGCGGCGGCGGCTTCGGCTCGCAACTTGTCGGTATAGGATTGTCCGGCACGTCCCCCTTCATGGACGGCAACGGCCGCGCGATCACCGCCGGTCTGATCAGGACACCCGATGGCAGCCTCAGCCTGTCAGTGCCTATCGGCACATATATCTGGAACGCCGCCGGCGCTGCCCAATCCTTCCTTTCGGCCGCCCCTCTGGCCGATCCGCCCGCGCCTCCCGCTCAGAATTCCCTGATTCTGGCTTTCGAGATGGGACCCACCGGCGTCACCTTCAACCCGGCCATTTCCATGACCATAAGCTACACCGATGGCCAAGTACCGGCCGGCACCAATGAAGCCGACCTGTATATCGCCTGGTGGGACGGCGCCAAATGGGCTAAACTCACCGGCACTGTCAATGCGGCGGCTAATACCGTTACTGTCTCGGTCAGTCATTTCACCATCTTCGCCCTCCTGGCCCCGGCCGCGCCTCCGCCCCCGCCGGCACCCACGCTTAAGATCAACTCCCCGGCGGCAGGTGCCTCATTCGACCCCGGCAGCGTCAGCCTGTCGATAGCTGTCGGCAACCTGAAACTGGTCCACGGCGATAACCTGCCCAAGGTCCCGGGTGAAGGCCGCATCATCTACTACCTCGACGTGACCATCCCCATTGCGGCAGGGCAATCCGCCCTGTCGGCGGTGGGTACTTTCACCGAGTCCATCGCCACATCGAATGCCTGGGCCAACCTCGCCCCCGGCACCCACACGCTGGGCGTGCAACTGGTGCAGAACGACCATACGCCATTCAACCCGCCGGTCTTCGCCAATGTCAGCGTGACCATCAAGGAATCGCCGCCGCAGACATCGGGCGCGCCGATACAAACGACTCCGCCAAACAGCGATAAACCCGACTTCAGCTGGCTGCTCATCGTTACTGGGGTGCTATCTGCGCTGGCCCTCGGAGTCTTCCTTTTCTGGAAATCGCGGAAACCGGCGGATAAGCTGGAATACACGAACAGGAAATAG
- a CDS encoding DUF4129 domain-containing protein, whose protein sequence is MKKFFIGLLSTVLLAAIFAGCVAPGSGPRQLPHQDPASAALEFDLVDLVSAYGGILEYLSSGLYAEVDGILADLESANASAEILALFERFSELSRELAENLSQVEGLLDNAAIVIEQNDLAAAKSRLDAAAERLEQIVIVPAEVRSIHDSLGIVLGIASLPGTDRLRLAFQEMLTSLDRLQQAIDRLAALGLQLEQQRVQTQAVLALTELSLSMSASEGFVGDEIVVSGRLSADGAGLVGRELDLVIGGIVSTAVTDSDGRYSATVEIPFRYVNHLGVQARYTPRAQDLDLYQAAASQVRELTINYYVTLLDTELPTELHPGLTVTIEGTISTDGPPQSRTISAFLDNQPLGLTTTVSAFSLNITPPPGASSPGARLTLQVASDARYAGYSDSVTVPVAQIATSVILDSTGFALIPGDLLVSGRVTGDSAPLPGAMVELSYASWNTSVVTDANGMFNARLDLPVSFFLFGAHPLVAKVKPAEGWFAEVETTKQITIISPIGIGLLLAMIVGLILAGRARSTNRLNIQRDAGSAYPGKPYPAPEVPLPDQAPSLGGGAKGGIIRAYLSARTLVQALSGVFIRPRDTVREYLSRASKRIPILSGAFSELTLLAERILYSRVEPGEPALLRAESLFRSMREDQKIGTP, encoded by the coding sequence ATGAAAAAATTCTTCATCGGGTTATTAAGCACGGTGCTACTCGCGGCGATATTTGCCGGCTGCGTCGCTCCCGGATCAGGACCGCGCCAACTGCCGCATCAGGACCCGGCCAGTGCCGCGCTGGAATTTGATCTGGTGGATCTCGTCTCGGCATATGGTGGCATTCTAGAGTACCTGTCGTCCGGCTTATATGCGGAGGTCGATGGCATTTTGGCCGACCTCGAATCGGCCAACGCCAGCGCTGAGATCCTCGCCCTATTCGAGCGCTTCAGCGAACTCAGCCGAGAACTTGCCGAAAACCTCAGCCAGGTCGAAGGACTCCTGGATAATGCGGCCATAGTCATCGAACAAAACGACCTGGCCGCTGCCAAAAGCCGTCTCGATGCGGCAGCCGAGCGGCTCGAGCAGATCGTCATCGTGCCCGCCGAAGTCCGGTCCATCCATGACTCACTGGGCATCGTCCTCGGCATCGCTTCTCTTCCCGGCACTGATCGTCTCAGGCTGGCATTTCAGGAAATGCTCACCTCCCTCGACCGCCTGCAGCAGGCTATCGACCGGCTGGCGGCGTTAGGGCTTCAGTTGGAACAACAACGGGTGCAGACGCAAGCGGTATTGGCGCTGACCGAACTCAGTCTGTCGATGTCAGCATCCGAGGGCTTCGTCGGCGACGAAATCGTCGTTAGCGGGCGTCTCAGTGCCGATGGCGCGGGGCTGGTTGGGCGCGAGTTGGACCTCGTAATCGGCGGAATAGTCTCCACCGCCGTGACCGATTCGGATGGTCGCTATAGTGCTACCGTCGAAATTCCTTTCCGATACGTAAATCATCTTGGCGTTCAAGCCCGCTACACGCCAAGGGCGCAGGACCTTGACCTCTATCAGGCCGCGGCCAGTCAGGTGCGGGAACTAACAATAAACTATTATGTCACCTTGTTGGACACCGAGTTGCCTACGGAGTTGCATCCAGGACTTACAGTTACCATTGAGGGCACGATCTCAACCGATGGTCCCCCGCAATCCCGGACCATCAGTGCGTTTCTCGACAATCAACCGCTCGGCCTTACCACCACCGTCAGCGCATTCTCCCTTAATATCACTCCACCTCCGGGAGCCTCGTCCCCCGGTGCCCGGCTGACGCTGCAGGTTGCATCTGACGCTCGTTATGCTGGTTACTCGGACAGCGTCACGGTGCCAGTTGCTCAGATAGCTACCAGCGTGATTCTTGACTCGACCGGATTTGCCCTGATTCCGGGGGATCTGCTCGTTTCCGGGAGAGTTACCGGCGACAGCGCCCCCCTCCCCGGAGCAATGGTTGAGCTTTCATACGCCAGCTGGAACACGAGCGTCGTCACCGATGCCAATGGGATGTTTAACGCCCGACTCGACCTTCCTGTGAGTTTCTTCTTGTTCGGCGCTCATCCACTAGTTGCTAAGGTGAAGCCGGCGGAAGGGTGGTTCGCCGAGGTAGAAACTACCAAACAAATCACGATCATCAGCCCCATCGGTATCGGGCTCCTGCTCGCGATGATTGTCGGACTTATACTCGCAGGCCGTGCCCGCTCAACCAACCGCCTAAATATACAACGGGACGCCGGGTCCGCTTATCCTGGAAAACCCTACCCGGCACCGGAAGTACCTTTGCCGGACCAGGCGCCCTCCCTTGGGGGCGGCGCCAAGGGCGGGATCATCCGCGCCTACCTCTCAGCCCGTACCCTGGTACAAGCTTTAAGTGGAGTCTTCATTCGCCCAAGGGACACCGTCCGCGAATACCTCTCGCGCGCCTCCAAGCGGATACCGATCCTCTCGGGTGCTTTTTCAGAACTCACCCTTTTAGCGGAGAGAATCCTGTATTCACGCGTCGAGCCCGGAGAACCTGCCCTTTTAAGGGCGGAATCCCTATTTAGATCAATGCGAGAGGACCAGAAGATTGGGACTCCGTAG
- a CDS encoding DUF4350 domain-containing protein, with product MGLRRYLAILTVLVVVILAVITYVIPPGGDFRSENPSWNGLADTAAPVGVTPVGSVAEIPEPFTGKGLIVVPYLELPPETLQQLGEFVNGGGVLILADDYGFGNTILNYLDVGARFSNKTLLDPVVCYKNRFLPLIVRFDADPVTSGITEIVFNHPGVLIGLDEENIVAWSSSLSFVDDNGNGEWNAGEVFGPHPVIARLGYGDGQLILLSDPSVFINSSQSLGDNAQLLQNIAGLTENGLFFVESTLPRSELDTSKDLLHNLRDFMSTPLGMILLITAVIAAVVMLAGWPPQTQGRGGGTGA from the coding sequence TTGGGACTCCGTAGATACCTTGCGATCCTTACCGTGCTGGTGGTGGTTATTCTGGCTGTGATCACGTACGTAATACCGCCAGGTGGCGACTTCCGTTCCGAAAATCCCTCGTGGAACGGCCTTGCCGACACCGCTGCCCCAGTCGGAGTGACGCCTGTCGGCTCGGTCGCAGAAATACCAGAACCCTTTACAGGCAAAGGACTCATCGTTGTACCCTACCTAGAGTTGCCCCCCGAAACGCTGCAGCAGCTCGGCGAGTTTGTGAACGGGGGCGGTGTTTTGATCCTCGCCGACGACTACGGCTTCGGCAATACCATTTTAAACTATCTTGACGTCGGGGCACGTTTCTCCAATAAAACGTTGCTTGATCCAGTGGTCTGCTATAAGAACCGCTTCTTGCCCCTAATCGTCCGGTTCGATGCCGATCCAGTGACTTCAGGGATAACCGAGATCGTTTTCAACCACCCCGGCGTCCTGATCGGACTCGATGAGGAAAACATCGTGGCTTGGTCGTCCTCCTTGAGCTTCGTCGATGACAACGGTAATGGCGAGTGGAACGCTGGTGAGGTTTTCGGCCCGCATCCGGTTATCGCCCGCCTCGGTTATGGAGACGGCCAACTCATCCTTCTGAGCGACCCGAGTGTTTTCATTAATTCGAGCCAATCCCTTGGGGACAATGCCCAGTTGCTCCAAAACATTGCCGGACTGACCGAAAACGGACTCTTCTTCGTCGAGTCGACCTTGCCGCGAAGCGAACTGGATACCTCGAAAGATTTGCTGCATAATCTCAGGGATTTTATGTCCACGCCTCTGGGCATGATCCTGCTCATCACCGCCGTCATCGCCGCAGTTGTGATGCTTGCGGGATGGCCGCCACAAACACAAGGGCGGGGCGGCGGGACCGGCGCCTGA
- a CDS encoding AAA family ATPase, whose product MSRESTEIIRRINGGLDQLVLYRNDIKRLLIIALISRGHLLIEGLPGTAKTLLAHTFAHLLGGDFKRIQATSDMLPADITGFYLYHPGKEEEFKPGPIFANVVMVDELNRLSPRTQSALLEAMQEHQVTVEGHTHPLPAPFTVVASQVPYGGPGTTALPDVQADRFLLRAWSGYPDAAEEDEVLKNIDRISESHARPVVNNDEVLSLHREMTGVTVSDAVRGYIIDIIGRVRRHGDVQTAPSTRGSIALMHACRSLALMSERDYVIPDDIKELAIPALHHRIHLKPEAEADGQTPERIIREILDETPVPRV is encoded by the coding sequence ATGTCGAGAGAATCCACCGAGATCATCAGGAGAATCAACGGCGGTTTAGACCAGTTGGTGCTCTACCGCAATGATATCAAGCGGTTGCTCATTATCGCCCTCATCAGCCGGGGCCATCTGTTGATTGAGGGCCTTCCCGGAACCGCTAAGACGCTTTTGGCACATACCTTCGCCCACCTGCTGGGCGGCGATTTCAAACGCATCCAGGCCACTTCGGACATGCTGCCGGCTGATATCACTGGTTTCTATCTCTACCACCCCGGCAAAGAGGAGGAATTCAAGCCCGGACCGATCTTTGCCAACGTGGTTATGGTAGACGAGCTCAATCGCCTATCGCCCCGGACCCAGTCGGCGCTACTTGAAGCGATGCAGGAACACCAGGTCACTGTTGAAGGCCATACTCATCCATTGCCTGCCCCATTTACCGTCGTCGCCTCCCAAGTACCTTATGGTGGACCCGGTACTACCGCCCTGCCCGATGTGCAGGCCGACCGTTTCCTTTTACGGGCTTGGAGCGGCTACCCTGATGCCGCCGAGGAGGACGAAGTCCTTAAAAACATCGACCGCATCTCCGAAAGCCATGCCCGACCGGTGGTTAATAACGATGAGGTGCTGTCGCTGCATCGAGAGATGACCGGGGTCACGGTATCCGACGCGGTCCGGGGTTACATCATCGACATCATTGGCCGGGTGCGTCGCCATGGCGATGTCCAGACCGCTCCTTCCACCCGCGGCAGCATCGCCCTGATGCACGCCTGCCGATCGCTGGCCCTCATGTCCGAGCGGGATTATGTCATTCCGGATGACATCAAGGAACTCGCGATACCGGCGCTGCATCATAGGATTCACCTCAAGCCTGAAGCCGAGGCTGACGGCCAAACTCCTGAGCGCATCATCCGGGAAATTTTGGATGAAACACCGGTGCCAAGAGTCTAG
- a CDS encoding DUF58 domain-containing protein — protein MLARSSRLWLLGMLGLAVITAPLEYAASALALIAAQWAKRFVAGRAELLIFIGLVTVFLVPLCLAPVFTVALADGGTGVLALPFMSRELDLGGLLAVASALPAVFLLARDLEDLNISRPLRGGRNGLHFSRTAVVLGAAAAGNFPAAMIADSPVLFTGAAVFSLAFLTMLLRGLAAVGRFPVEPAEVSTRLVAGGDLSVNLELRKLTAAAVYGCLRPAARWLVVRPGCFTMSGKMLVLNLGINGPPLSGPQWPVFEAVMSDMFGLVRHHREVRPLKLEIVPRARYIRHLAEKYLAGGASTGPVGLWSSSITAHPGRGIDFLGSRPYQPGDRLKDIDWKHSAKLGDIFAKEYARAVGQSAVILSSLDTPDEEAADKLVYNLISSALTLAQEAVPTALAIFNRDGVIKVTAPENPDLALRQLLGLIKDVRIIPAEQRRLQPAEITQLRHTITLLERFATPESSGLLAVLDFEKNAIRSSSASHPAEAVFASLAGRLSPPATIIVVSEPIDEAETFYWSLDEWRRKGYEISTLSKSVNRASSAVASPR, from the coding sequence ATGCTGGCGAGATCAAGCCGGCTCTGGCTGCTTGGGATGCTCGGCCTCGCCGTCATAACGGCGCCGCTGGAATATGCCGCCTCCGCCTTGGCGCTCATCGCTGCTCAGTGGGCAAAGCGTTTCGTCGCCGGGCGGGCTGAATTGTTGATCTTCATCGGGCTGGTGACCGTTTTCCTGGTACCGCTCTGCCTGGCGCCCGTGTTTACAGTGGCACTAGCAGACGGCGGGACCGGTGTGCTGGCATTGCCCTTTATGAGCCGGGAGCTTGATCTTGGCGGCTTGCTGGCGGTGGCCTCCGCTCTGCCGGCCGTATTCCTTCTGGCGCGTGACCTGGAGGATTTGAACATTTCCCGGCCGCTGCGGGGCGGGCGGAACGGTCTCCATTTCAGCCGGACCGCGGTGGTGCTCGGGGCAGCGGCAGCGGGGAACTTCCCGGCGGCGATGATCGCGGATAGTCCGGTGCTTTTTACCGGCGCGGCGGTTTTTAGTCTCGCCTTCCTCACCATGCTTCTCCGGGGCCTCGCCGCCGTCGGCCGCTTTCCGGTGGAACCGGCAGAAGTCTCCACCCGGCTGGTGGCCGGCGGAGATTTAAGCGTCAATCTTGAACTGCGTAAACTGACTGCGGCGGCAGTTTATGGTTGCCTTCGTCCCGCTGCCCGTTGGCTTGTTGTCAGGCCGGGGTGTTTCACTATGAGCGGGAAGATGCTCGTTCTAAACCTGGGGATCAACGGGCCTCCGCTGTCAGGTCCTCAGTGGCCGGTCTTCGAGGCCGTCATGTCCGACATGTTCGGGTTGGTTCGGCACCATCGGGAGGTCCGGCCGCTTAAGTTGGAAATCGTACCACGGGCGCGCTACATCCGGCACCTGGCGGAAAAATATCTGGCCGGGGGAGCGAGCACGGGCCCGGTAGGCCTTTGGTCTTCGTCCATCACCGCTCATCCCGGTCGCGGCATCGATTTTCTGGGCTCCCGCCCCTACCAGCCTGGCGACCGGCTCAAGGATATCGACTGGAAACATAGTGCCAAGCTCGGCGACATTTTCGCCAAGGAATACGCCAGGGCTGTTGGTCAGTCGGCGGTCATCCTCTCCAGTCTCGATACGCCGGACGAGGAAGCGGCCGATAAACTCGTCTATAACTTGATCTCCTCGGCGCTGACTCTGGCGCAGGAGGCGGTGCCCACTGCCCTGGCCATATTCAACCGGGACGGTGTGATCAAGGTCACCGCCCCGGAAAACCCGGATCTCGCGCTGCGCCAGTTGCTAGGACTTATTAAAGACGTTCGAATTATTCCGGCGGAGCAGCGCCGCCTCCAGCCGGCCGAGATCACCCAGTTGCGCCACACCATTACTCTGCTGGAACGATTTGCCACACCCGAATCCAGCGGGCTGCTGGCGGTGCTCGATTTCGAAAAGAACGCCATCAGATCATCGTCCGCATCGCATCCGGCCGAAGCGGTCTTCGCATCGCTTGCCGGACGCCTTTCGCCGCCGGCAACGATCATTGTCGTTTCCGAGCCCATTGATGAGGCCGAGACTTTCTACTGGTCTCTCGACGAATGGCGCCGCAAGGGGTACGAGATCTCAACCTTGAGCAAGTCGGTGAACCGCGCTTCCTCGGCCGTGGCTAGCCCTCGATGA
- a CDS encoding geranylgeranyl reductase family protein, producing the protein MSETDADIIVIGAGPAGSRVARQLALQGHDVILLEKRQTLGEPVCCTGIVSTQCVAEFSIDPDLIMHRFSGALIHSPSGEIVPIRRSTIQAVAIDRAAFDRRMTEKAQAAGARLMLGTTANYLDIQPDRVVVAVFRNQEQRHLTARAVVVAAGLTQKLTPQLGLVTIKDFAVGVQLDVEGADVSEIEIFSGKSLAPGFFAWLVPTSPGHAKLGMIVRHQPMASILRLISLLATKRRGFVPAGKPVCRPIPLNHLRKSYTDRLLVVGDAAGQVKTTTGGGLYYGLLCADIAASTLHQGLLGDRLRSTDLKCYERAWLDRLGREMLVGRLARNVFRHLGDHQLDGLMRRTQESGLMAKLLVDDRLSFDWHSPAILRLVTGLFRR; encoded by the coding sequence ATGAGCGAGACCGACGCAGACATCATCGTCATCGGCGCCGGGCCGGCCGGCAGCCGCGTAGCCCGGCAACTCGCGCTACAAGGCCATGACGTCATTTTGCTTGAGAAACGCCAGACGCTCGGCGAACCGGTGTGTTGCACCGGGATCGTCAGCACGCAGTGTGTCGCCGAATTCTCGATCGACCCCGATCTCATAATGCACCGGTTCAGCGGTGCGCTTATACATTCTCCCTCGGGTGAGATCGTTCCAATCAGGCGTTCCACCATCCAGGCGGTGGCCATTGACCGGGCTGCCTTCGACCGGAGGATGACCGAAAAAGCCCAAGCCGCCGGCGCCCGGCTTATGCTGGGGACAACAGCAAATTACCTAGATATCCAGCCCGACCGCGTAGTCGTAGCGGTATTCAGGAACCAGGAGCAGCGACATCTCACCGCGCGGGCGGTGGTCGTCGCCGCCGGGCTTACCCAGAAACTCACACCGCAACTTGGGCTGGTGACGATTAAAGACTTCGCCGTCGGGGTCCAGCTTGATGTCGAAGGGGCGGATGTTTCCGAGATCGAAATCTTCTCGGGAAAATCTCTGGCTCCGGGTTTCTTCGCGTGGTTGGTGCCGACTTCACCCGGTCATGCCAAGCTTGGCATGATAGTACGCCACCAACCAATGGCTTCAATACTACGGCTGATCTCGTTATTAGCCACCAAACGTAGAGGCTTTGTTCCCGCCGGCAAACCCGTTTGCCGCCCCATTCCATTGAACCACCTGAGAAAAAGCTACACCGACCGGTTGCTAGTGGTGGGTGATGCGGCCGGCCAAGTAAAAACCACCACTGGGGGCGGGCTGTACTACGGGCTTTTATGTGCCGATATTGCCGCATCCACTTTGCATCAAGGCCTACTCGGTGACAGATTGCGGAGTACGGACCTCAAATGTTATGAGCGGGCGTGGCTTGACCGATTAGGCCGCGAGATGCTCGTGGGTCGACTGGCCAGGAATGTGTTTCGACATCTCGGGGATCACCAATTGGATGGCCTGATGAGAAGAACACAAGAGAGTGGCTTAATGGCCAAACTGCTTGTAGATGACCGGTTATCGTTCGACTGGCACAGTCCGGCTATTTTACGATTGGTTACCGGATTGTTTCGCAGATAA
- a CDS encoding sugar phosphate nucleotidyltransferase, whose translation MTQAVILAAGEGQRLRPFTNTRPKVMLPIAGKPILQYVIEALASFNIRDIVIVVGYRKEQIFDSLGSGESLKVRIQYVEQQPQLGTAHALQLAEPLIQDEFFLLPGDNLIARETIQDFISCPPWSVLLKSVPEVSTVRYGVAMVNEDDDIQAIIEKPKQPCDGVVSTSIYHLKHEIFEYIGDDTSIPVVINRMINNGINFKAVKTTGPWLDAVYPWDLLHLNDLVLKSLRPTLNGTIEKGVSIRHSVSTGENTTLRAGCYVDGPVLIGKGCDIGPNTVINAASTIGDNVSIGPFCLIENSIIGNDVTIGSGSTLQNSIIDNGNRIAPHFVAASEKAEIRIDREFHEVPVGVMMGMNCKIDSRVSADAGTILGNGCQVKAGKSISGRIPDGSRLV comes from the coding sequence ATGACGCAAGCGGTTATCCTGGCGGCGGGTGAAGGGCAGAGACTTCGCCCTTTCACCAATACCCGACCAAAAGTCATGCTGCCCATCGCAGGGAAGCCTATACTCCAATACGTCATCGAAGCCCTCGCTTCTTTTAATATTCGTGACATAGTTATCGTTGTCGGTTACCGTAAGGAACAGATATTCGACTCACTCGGTTCAGGTGAATCGCTCAAAGTAAGAATCCAGTATGTCGAACAGCAGCCCCAATTGGGCACTGCTCACGCACTTCAGCTTGCCGAGCCTTTAATCCAGGACGAATTCTTCTTACTTCCGGGTGATAATCTTATCGCGCGAGAGACTATTCAGGACTTCATTTCGTGCCCTCCTTGGTCAGTTCTTCTAAAAAGCGTGCCTGAGGTCAGCACCGTCCGCTATGGGGTGGCCATGGTGAATGAGGACGACGATATCCAAGCCATAATTGAGAAACCGAAACAACCCTGCGACGGGGTAGTAAGCACGAGCATTTATCATCTCAAGCATGAAATATTCGAATACATCGGAGATGACACGAGCATTCCCGTTGTAATCAACCGGATGATCAACAACGGTATCAACTTCAAAGCCGTGAAAACGACGGGTCCCTGGCTGGATGCGGTTTATCCCTGGGACTTGCTACACCTGAATGATTTAGTTTTAAAAAGCCTGCGTCCGACCCTGAATGGCACCATCGAAAAGGGCGTATCTATTCGTCATTCCGTTTCTACAGGTGAAAATACGACGCTCCGCGCCGGTTGCTATGTCGATGGCCCGGTCCTCATTGGCAAGGGCTGCGACATCGGTCCCAACACCGTCATCAATGCGGCGAGCACCATAGGTGATAATGTCTCCATTGGGCCTTTCTGTCTTATAGAAAACAGCATCATCGGCAACGACGTGACCATTGGTTCAGGCAGCACGTTACAGAACTCGATCATCGACAATGGCAACCGTATCGCACCTCACTTCGTCGCGGCCAGTGAAAAAGCTGAAATCAGGATAGACCGTGAATTCCATGAAGTGCCGGTCGGTGTCATGATGGGCATGAACTGCAAGATAGACAGTCGGGTTAGCGCGGATGCGGGTACCATTCTCGGAAATGGATGTCAGGTTAAGGCGGGCAAGTCCATCTCGGGACGGATTCCTGATGGAAGCCGGTTAGTATAG